Part of the Georgenia sp. TF02-10 genome, GTAGAAGACGTCGTTCCAGACGTAGAGGCAGATCAAGATGGTCGCGGTCGAGAGCACCGGGACCAGCAGCGGCAGGATGATCGTGCCGAACACGCGAAGCGGTCCGGCGCCGTCCACCCGGGCGGCTTCCTCCAGCTCCTGGGGGATAGTGCGGACGAATCCGGTGACGAAGAAGATGACCGTCGACATGTACATCCCCATGTACACGCCGATCATCCCGACCGCGCTGCCGTCCAGGCCGATGTTCCGCAGCAGCAGCACGATCGTCACCACCGCCGGAGGAAGGACGATCCCGCTGATCGCCAGGGCGTACAGCACGGCGAACAGCCGGCTGGCACGCCGCGCCAGGACCCAGGAGGCCAGCGAGCCGAGCACGAGGACGCCGAGCACGGACGGAACCATGACCAGGAGGCTGCCGAAGAACGCGGCAGGGACGCGCCCCTGCTGCCAGACGGCGGAGAAGTTCTCCGCGTACTGCCAGGTGGTGGGCAGGGAGAGGTTTGG contains:
- a CDS encoding carbohydrate ABC transporter permease → MAVLAVILLIGMPLWIVVVTAGKTQAEALNPNLSLPTTWQYAENFSAVWQQGRVPAAFFGSLLVMVPSVLGVLVLGSLASWVLARRASRLFAVLYALAISGIVLPPAVVTIVLLLRNIGLDGSAVGMIGVYMGMYMSTVIFFVTGFVRTIPQELEEAARVDGAGPLRVFGTIILPLLVPVLSTATILICLYVWNDVFYAFFVVGGRLDTLPLNLFQVASAGLYLNNWHLIFAYVILMSLPLLVVFILAQRKIISGITSGAVK